Part of the Centroberyx gerrardi isolate f3 chromosome 11, fCenGer3.hap1.cur.20231027, whole genome shotgun sequence genome is shown below.
AAAGTCatctttattattaaaaatgacCTGATGTCTGATGACGGTCCTAATGAACGAAGCATCATGATTTTAATAATAAAGATGACTCTTTAATGGAGAGAGTGCGGCTCCTCATCTTCTAAGGACTGAGTAAAGACAAGCTCATGTTGGTAATAACCAGGTCATCTGTGGGTATTATATGTCACTGTGTGAAGGTTATATGgtattcaataaaataaaatgtgtttttaacacCAATAGCAATTTTTCAGCTAATGTTTTTAGAAACCCTGATAATGCCATTGCATTGGGATATTTTTGCCCCATTTTTTGGTAATCATACCGTAAAAATGTGACACTGGCTATGATGTCTAGTTGATCTGAGTGTCACATATGAGTGATATGCACTCATACACATAGGCATTTTTTTCCCTAACCACCAAAGTTGCTCATCCCTTATGTTTGCAGCCTTTACATGACAGAAAGCGTCACATGGCAGCTGCTCTCACctgtctgctgcagctccagcagggcTTTGATGGTGGAAGTGGCTGACTGGGATTCCCCGCCGGACACATCCTGGTAGATGATGGTGGGGCTGGACTCCACGGCCACTTCTTGCTCAGCCCAGTCCTGCTCTCTGGAGGTCACCACGTGCACTACAGGCTGAGGCTCTGACAAACCACGGGGGGAAATGACAGGGccaatttgaattttaaaacgCACCTCGCAGTCCCAGAGATTTGCATTGCAAACatttgccttttgttttttgaggCAGCGGGGTGAGTACTGgctcaaatttatttttttttatgctttattagacagagatggtgtgagagagagacaggaaggtatgggagagagagaggggaggacatgcagcaaatgaccacgggccggattcgaacccgggtcgctgcgggaagaaCTGGGACCGGGGCGCCCCGAGTACTGGCTCAATTACTGGCTAAAGACCAAAGGTGAGCCACTCTTCGCCACATGGGCATTATTTAGATAGGTGTTACCTTGTTGCCTGATACTTTGAAAGCACATAAGCAAGTAACATGGTCAGTCATTTCACTTGGGGGCTTAGCAGGAGTCAGCCAGTGCAGGCAGAGTGAAAACATAGTTATGATGGATGTAAATGATGCAGATTTCCTGGAAAGAGATGTCAAAATTCTCCACAGATTgcaaaaaagtaatttctaTCTTGGCCAGCATGCAAAATAAATGAAGCTAGTCATCTGATGGTAGTTTTACTTGCCCTCGAAAGAGTCAAGCACCAAACAGTGATATGGTTGAAGCTGTCATGTCTTGCGCCCATTCCATGTAAAATGGAAGTCTACCTCGGGCGCTGCTGCGGGAGGCCTCACCGGATAAGGTGCTGCTCTCTGTGAAGCCGCCGGACTCGTCCTTGGCCGGCCCGTCCTGGCCGGAGGCCTGGCTCTGGCCCAGGTCTGACGAGCGGGAGACCTGCTGCAGAGTCTCGGTGACCAGCTGTCTGGTCTGCTCGCTCACCACCGCCGCCTGGAACACCGGCTTGGGCTTGATGAGAACCTGGaaggaaacagagaagaaaCAAAACTCACTGGCAGAGTTTGtgtgatgttcagtgttttcttaTTCATTAGTGTGAATTATTGGGTCAGATTTCTGTCAAATTTTCCAGCACCACCGCCCCCTTTTGCTGATTTGCATGTTCCATAAGCAGCTGATTTGCATGTTCTGTAAGCAAGCAAAAAACAATCCACCTACTCTAGCCAGATggtatattttgaaataaatgctaTATGTGAAAATAGGTTTCaatattacatacagtatgtttaaaaaaacacatgtgaCATTGTATCATTGGGTGTCATCGCTGTCTTTGGAAACATTAAAGCGTTTAATAAATTTGGCATAAACACTTTAAAATTATGAGATGACAGATTGCAGTTTTAAAGGTGAGAGCTTCCTTTGCTGTTCTGGCAGATGTAGTTAGTGgtccattgaaaaaaaaaaatcccccaggACTGAAAAACACCTGTAAATTCCCTACCAGCATCTGAAACAAACCTGTTTAGAAAAATGTCGATCTGGAGCTAAAACACCCTGGGAATTGTCTGACCTGCATCCAGACTGAACTAAAGCTACATGGATCCGCTTCACACCTTTATGACTGTCAATACCGCAGTCCATCAGTTGCATTGTTTTGAAGAAAATGTTTGAAACTGAAGCCTTTTACTGGGAAATAACCTGGAGGAAAAGTGAACTAATTTCTTGATGTGGCCAGGCGGGGACAAGCAGTCCGAGGTGGAACAGGGAAGCTTTACCATTGTCGATACGCTACATGGCTCCCAGCTGGCAATGCCATATCACGGGTCTGCAAAATTACCCCATACCTGCAGCAATAAATTCAGACCTGAATATTTAGGAATTCATGAGCCAGAGGGATCAATATTTTACAGGAGCAACTCTGGCATGAAGGCTATCTGCAGGTTGCAGAAAGCCAAAATAAGACTTCTTTAAGACCTTTTACTGCTATCTGGAACTGAAGTTAAGAggaatttaaaaaccaaaatatagaatcaaagctggcaaaaccagcctatttccaACTGAACACAGCTAATCAAAGTTCTTagactataaatgggcagagttagaaaaaaagagaccaggaaattaattgttaagggtCATGTTAACCTGATCACGTAACAACTGGTctgaatgtaatgaaatgtcccttgaaatgggtcaaaaatgtaataacacctgccagataatgtaataacatcacataATTACATTAACAGATCAGTAAacaatttttactttttacatcATTAGATGTATCAATAATAACAactcaagttattacattattggtcaatattattattacatcaccAGTTAAAAATACGACATTATCCAGGAATTCTTTAAATGAACAGGTTTTGTAAAAAATGTTGACgcatttaaagggacatttcataaaattttgacaagttattacattatgaggCAGTTATTGCAGGGCATGAAGTCcagctgtgtttagtaaagcagataggatgcatattGCACTACTAAGACTGTTCTGTGTTAATGTAAAAGtggacatgcagtgcaaagGTCCAAAAAAAGTTTTGACCTGACTGACCTGCGTCTTGCCTTGCTGGCCGTAGACTATCTTGGTGGGTATGATCTTCGTGGCGGTGGCCTGGGAGCCGGAGCTCAGGCCTTTGGGCTGGGTGACGATCATCTTGGTGATGGGTCTGGAGGCGGTGATGATGGCAGGCTTGCTCCCCTGTACGGCCTGAAGGCTCTTCTCACCCTTGTGCACAGAAGCGTATGGATTAGACAAGTAGTGTGCAATGTATCATAAAACTAAATGCAAATAACAGGTAAAACAGAGCTGCAAAGTAAATTGTACAACGGGTAAAGACCAAAGCAATGTAGATGTTTTGAATTGAcgacataaacacatgcattaATAACTGAGTTACCCACATAATTATAAATAATCCTACTACATATAATAAGGTGATTACATGTTTCTGCCAGATCTTTGCAATGCAAATAAAAATTAAGACCAATTTAATCACAAAAAATTACCGGAAGAGCAAAAAACctacagtaaaaaaataaaaaaaaataaaagtacagtATATGTCTGTGTAACCAAGGCAATTTCTCATTAGAAAAGTAATACATTGAATAAAAGCTTTATTTTTAAGACCTATGAAATTGTATTTAAGCCTCAAACACATTTAACTGTATTTAGTTAAAGAGACTTTTTCTAATACACACAAAGCTAGACTGCCTTGTACTAACAGAAGGCTGTTGCCAACTTCTCAAAGACCAAAACACTGGTGTCAAATGTTCTGGTCGCCCTGGAAGGAAAAGCAAAAAGCTTCATCATGATACGGTGTTCAACTGACCCCAGCGTTTAAAAGCGTGGTGACCACATTCTTGCCAGGCAGTCCTTGGATGGTCGCTCCTTTCCCCGTGGTTTTCTGAACCACAATGACATTTGGCTTGGAAGTCATGGGGATGGTGGTGATCTTAGTCGTcgtgcctttaaaaaaaaaaaaaatttaattggaACATTTTATTGTGAAGTGGCCTGGAGGGAAGGGAACAAATTCCTTCTTTAAGCCTGTTAACTTTATTGTAACAACTTGTTAACAACTTCTATGGTTTCAGATGCATCCTTGCAGTCCCGCTACAGGATGGAGTGAACTCACCGGACACAATGTTGCTGCTGATGATCTTTCCACCCAGTGTGGCCAGAGACTTTGGCACCACTGTGATGATGCTGCCGCTGGTGGTCTTGACGTACGTGGCCCCGCCGGTGGTTGCCGATATTCTGGCGCCGATGCTGGGGCTGACAGTGGGTCTCGTATAGGTGGCCTGGGTAcctgtgtgtaaaagaaatgtAGCGGTGTTACTTCATGAGGCACATTAACAGGCACGGGTCTTTAGGTTAGTGATGAATCAGCTGCTTTGGTGCTCAAGTGTCATTTCAAATAGAAAAGGTTAGCCCCATCTGATGTTTTTCGCaaataaatataacattaatgctacaatatgcaactttttccacataaaaaaaaaaaataggatgtattatacattatcgGTCGGTGTGTACATTAATCCCCTTGTGAGCCTGAAATTGCTGATGATGTTTGGGACGTTTTTTGAACCTacaattgccatctgctattggctgatctttggtttCTACAgggtacaacaggtggtgacatcacctggcaaagaccagccaatagcagatggtaatTTCAATAGCACGGTTGTAACCATTAGATGGCAGCAAATCGCACAATGACAGGGTTTTTGATACATAACTTAAACAATGTGATGAAAGACAGAGACTTCTTTCACCAGATCTGAgagttttttacagtgtttgagTTCACCCACCTGTTGGCTGAGAGACCAGCTTGGTGGTCATGATGGCTCCGTTGCTGCTGACAACCATGATCggggaggagctgctgctggacaagCCCACGGAGGAAGGCTTAGGCAGGATCTTACTGGGCTGAACCTGCTGGGTGATTATCTTCACTCCTACAGACAaagtacagtacatttactcatTAAATAGCTTAGTCATATACTGTGTAGTGATGGGATGTTTCAACTAGAACttcatttaaagtaataatccatgacattttcaataagtaaatgtctcattttgctactctctatcactgattgatataacacaataccgattcaacctataaccagttcatgaaagcttttacatttgctgttctaaacacccggcgTCTGGTAGGTGTGTCTCtatttggaataaataaaacatgaagatAGAGTCATGAATCAAACCTTCCTATTCCTGCTCACCTGACTCTTGTTTGATCTGAATGGtgggcttggagccgggcgggGCGGTGGAGGTCTGGGACTGGCTCACACTGGAAGCCACTAGAGGTGAGCCCTGCTGAAGCTGCTTGGGTGACTGCTGTTTGGGGAACTGGGCCAGGATCTGAGTGGGAGACCCCACCAGGGTCTTTGGTGAAGGAAGCCTGGCTGAGGCCACCTTCACACCAGCAGAGGACCCGCCtggaagagggaaaagaaggacAGTGACACTGTGATCAAAACCAGACTAGGTGACCTGCCTCTATGGTGCCTCTATGGTGGATGGACTATGTTCTACAGAATTCTTACCCGTGTTTCAAGTTACTCTAGCATGGCTAATGGCACAACGGTACAATATCAGAATTACACCAGcagttagttttttttttaagttaaataCGTCAAAAAACACTTCTGCTCTACCTCTGGTTTCTCTATGCTAGCTAAAGCTCCGCCAACAAACCATCTGATAAAACTGCTAACAGACATGTCTGTTCTTAAGGAACTGATACTTGTCACTTATCGTAGTGTAGAGCGAAGACGTACACGATGCAACAGTTGACATGACCACAGAAGGAGTAGACGACACCACTGTGGTCACTGCGACTGTGGGATTGGAAGCAGGGCCGGAGCCGGCCGGGAAGACCACCGTCTGCTTCTGGCTGGAGCTCGTCAGCATGGACGCCGACCCCAGCTTGGACACCGCTGCGTTGTTGTGGGAGTGAGACTTGGACAGGATGTTGGGCACGAAGTTGGAGCTCGGAGAAGTCGTCACAATGATCACCTGGTCCAAGATAAGACGGGGCAAAAGGAAAATAGAAAACATGCtcagcatttcatttcatcacagAAATGACCcacattatatatattatatatattatactgtatatcacattaTAATAATTTCAAATGAACAGGGAACTAAAGTACACCTGATTCACAGACATTACCTAAGAccaatgaaattaaaattaaagcaaaaaaaatcagaaagatttaaaaaataaacaaacagaaaggcaGATATTCAAGTCAAAGGCACCCTACTCTGATGTGCAATCGAAGGATTAAAGGCTACCAATGTAGTGAATATGGAGTGAATGATGAATTATGAATCTGCTATTTAAAATTAAATGTTCTAAACGCAAGAGGCATATGATCTGCCTAATGTCCCGTCATAATAACAAATATAttaacataaccagttatgctaatgagccaATTCATTAAGCTAATTTATGTATAATTAGCCAATATTTCTAAGTCAACATACTTGCCTTCACATAACACATTCACATGGGCGGCATTAATATGAAGTTATAGTAgtgtcaagaagaagaagaagaagaaagaagcctctagaaagaagccctcgctggCCACTTATCCACGGGAATAATGGAAGATGAGAGTCGGCCCTGCTCACCTTCTGTGTGGTGGTGTTTGTGGTCTGGATGGTGGGCTTGGTGAAGGTGATCTTGACTGGGGACAGGTGGGGGGGCAGGGAGTTGGCGATGCTCTGCATGATGTTGCTCATCTTGGGGCTGCCGCTCACCGGCACCGTGATGTTCTTGGACACCGGCGGGGGCACCTTGGAAACCTCCTTCAGCACCACCGGGGACGAGCTGGACGAGTTGGTCCGCCTCCGCTTGCGGGGTTTCTCGTCCTCGTCGGAGCAGCTCACGCCTGCGAGGGAGAGGAAGCGGAGGACAGAGGTTAATAAAATCATTGGAATGAAAGACTGGTGGCTCTGGGTGCACCTCTGTCTGTGCGAAATAAAGTTAATTCCTGCAGTGGAAAAGCACAGTGAGCTGTCAGCATTGTTTCTACAGAGATAATAAGGCTCGGGATGTTGTTGCCTCGGCTCAATACAGCCTATTTTCACAGGGTATTTCTCCTCCGTGTAGTGCGTTTTTACTCAGGGAGGCTGCTGCACACTGTGTAGAAATATGTACACTTCTGGTTTGGTCTCTATAAATAGGCTACTATAAAGCCTCCTTGGATAACATAGGCCTAAAACAACCAAATGGATCTCTGACCACCTTTGAAGTTGCTTCTTCAAAGCGTCTTGGGTGCATTTGTACCTGgatttcatgcatttttgcTCTGTCCCATTACAATCCGATTACTAAGGTTGTATGTTAATGCATGAGTACGGGGGTATTAGCAATAACCAAGCTCATGCCTGTCCCCCTCCCACCACTATACCGAAGGTTAAGGAATAACGTTAGAAAAACGTTAGATTCGTGGATTGGATTATTTTGAGACTCACTTTTCACGTAGACGGTGCTCCCGCTGGGCAGCACCACTACGTTGGAGGCCGGGCTGGGCGGGCGCGGAGATTTCACCGCCGCTCCTATAGTGCCGCTGGTCGCTGTGGCGCTGGTGGAGGTACATGTGGTGCTGGTGTAGGAGTAACACACAACCACTGCAGGGGGGAAAGCAATCGCCATTTAGATGTATATTCACTCCGTTTCAAATCAGACTGTGTCAAATACAGAGTGATGCTGGCCTACCTTCTTTGTTCCCCGTTTCAGCTGGCAGCAGGAGGGAGgcgttttgattggctgtggcGTTGGCTACCGCATTGGCAGTCACGGTAAACGCCGTCTGCGGGACGAGTCTTGGCATCAGGGGGACGAGCCGGCGCCCTTCGATGGACCATTCTGAGGCGCTGTTAGGCCCGGACATGCTGTGAAATAATAGTATGGGGTTAACGCTAGAAAAGCCAAAACcaatttctgtacaaaccagagTTGTTAGTTTTCTAAATCATGCAAGTAAATGGTAATGTAtagtgatatttatttattcctttcaACTGACGGCTTATTGGCCTTCTCTTCTGCAGACAAAATCCATTGGCCCTTCTAGTGTTAAGGTATGCCTATAGTTAACCCCCCTTGAAACATATTTGTCAATAACTCCAAGACCTTGTAGTTTTGACACATTACTGGACATTGATCACAACAAATTCCTGCCATCCCGCAAAAAAATTGACTGAACTGTTGATCAGTCCTTGCTTTGACCATGCAGATTATTATATAGACACTCAAACATGAGTAATGACCGGACAGTTATATACTCACTGATATGCAATTGTCGTGAGGCGTTCATCATTGACTGCCCTGCGGACTTCTGCACGATGGCGCTCTGTGGAGATGCTGGtaggatggtggtggtggtgggggggcatTGCACATTTTAAAACACGTGTACAGAAATCGGAGCAAGTGCATGTTTAGTTAGCTGGTAACGACAGCATTATACACCTGATGAGTAATATATTATGTATTGGAAAGTACAATCTGCGTACGAATGATTTCATATAAATTgtcggcaaaaaaaaaagagtggacTGGAAGCAATATACAGGTTCAGCTGACCTATTTACACAATGCAGTCAACAATTACCCAAGAATTTTAGTGAGCTCTCCCAGGAGATCCTTCTTGTCCTTCGTCAGATCTCCCTGGGCTCGCAAGGCGCTGATGACCCCAGCATACGCCTCCAGTTCTAGGAAACACGTAGACACAGATgaaacaccaagcagcactGCAGTAACTGACTGATGAAGTGGAGAGGTGAAACCTAAATGTACAATGATCTCTTTCCGACACAACTGATGCACACGAAACGGCAGTGTCCAGTTCTAGTAGATTTCTTGCTTCATTCAACTTATCAGTTAAATTAGAATTCCCTGATTAAAAATACAATCAGTATTTCATTTGACCATCAAAGTTGCAGATAGATTCACTTATGTTTCTGAAGAAtttgacttgtagatggaaaataacccatcatagctcaaaacaCTTATTTTATCtgttacaaatgtaaacaatcaTTTTACAGCCTTAGAAAACATTTCAAACtggctgtcacatactgtcagtacttgtaaagaaaaaaaggtCAATCAATACATTTCAAAGTGATAAAAATATGTCATTAATAAACCATTATGTTGCTGCAATTGGGGTTGGGGCTTTGAAGACACAAAGTATCGTTTAGGATTAAGCTCAGGATTAATTTCATGTTCTGTTTTTATAGCATACTCTCAGTGGAAATCCAATGGCCTTTGTTGTCCTCTTTGGGTGGAAATAGTTTTTGGCAACTTCCCAAACTGAGCATTTAAGTTGCTGTCCAAGCCAACTTTTCAAGTTCAGTGTGCTGTGAGAGGAATGTGAGCATTATCAGATGAAGTCGGACATGACTGTCTCACCCTGATTTTACGAATCTGTGTGTAGCAGAATCGCTGGAGTTAGCTATGATCAAATAAAAATTTTGGCTCCAACTAAGCTGCCCAACAACGCTCctgaaaatgctgtttaattgttttttcACCTCAGCAACTTTCTCATTGATTGTACAACAATGGTTAGGATGGCAACTTTGTGCTTAATTACTCTGGAAAAAAACGGTGTCTTTCTAGATCCTCCACATGATGTATTTATTGTTCCATGTCACTGTCACTGCTTGATCTTACCCAGTTTACGGAGGATTCTTTTGCACTCATCCCTGCCTAGGTCAAGGATGGTGGGCCATACCACAGGCATGGTCCCAGTCAGCAGTGGTTTCTCCAGCTGAATCATGGGCTacatgaggagaaaaaaaacataatgcacatcgttttgtttattttcctcaATGATGATTTACAGGTACATAAAATTGACATCTAGAACCCCTTCTGGTTACATTTAATACTAAGAAAATCTACACTCAATAATTGCTTATGAGCTATGAACTTTACCATAATAgataataatatataacatGTAAACTAcatttcatcttcatctcctgAAGTGGAATCCCTTACATGTTATAATTCAACATACTACAATTGTCAATATTGTATTTCCTTTAAAGAAGTCAAACAAGAACACAAGAACTGTGGAGAGTAATTATGCTGCTAATGAATATAAAAGAAAGAGGCAAAGAGGCAAGCTGATGTGACGTTTATGGTGTAAAGAGCATGGAAGCCATGTCAACAATTGATATTGAAAGGGaatgtattttattatcatATATTAATATTTGTTATTACGTTCTATTCTTCCATAAATACTTAGCATTGTTGTTTCTAATTTTACTAattgattaacttttcattGTCAAGCATTTTTGTGCATCCTTAAAATCTATCCTCTTCGTGTTGAGGAGACATTATACAACAATTTATGGCTAAAATAATAAGACATCAATTACAATAGCCGATGTGCATTTCTGCTCtatattttttcttaaataaaaTGACAGCTACCAAAAACAACTGCTGTTACAGggtttgttgttattatttctgTCCAAAAGCTCTTGAATGCACTGACAAGTCCAACTTAGGACTTCAGAATTTGAAATTCGGAGCTCACGAAGAGACATTGAATGCTAGCAATACCATCTTCccaggtaaacaaacaaaacaaggaagATTCGCCAGAACAACCGTGATATGACATATGATATACGACGTTATTTTCGAGGACAACTACATTTGTGAGCCTTGACGCAGTTTTCAATTGTAGTTCTGGGCTGTTCTCCTTCTCCTAGCCCCGAGACATTCTGTTCTCCCTTTTTAGGAGAGGTCATCACGCTAAACGCCATTGAAAAGTCTGGCAATTTAATGATGCCTTGTTTATCGGGATAGATACATGCCttgtagaacatgacttaagataTTTTACGAACTATTAGGAGCCACTCGTCCATTCGGCATACACATAATCCAGCAAGTAGCACACATTTCTATAAAATCTCAATTTTTACCATTGTTTacactgctcgctaccgcccaccATTCTGGGAATATCAAGCGAATCAAATCTAAAACTTGAGATTTTATTGacataaagtgctgcttggcgGGTCATCTATATGCCGAGTTTACCAGATTACCCTAACAATATGCACAGCCCTTAAATAACCAAGTACGTACATGCGACAAGCAAGGGGGCcttaaactgccagattttttaaTGGTATTTGGCGTACTGTTCTCTCAACACCGTTCTCTCCACATAACGGAGAACGGTACATTTCAGGACTATCCTTTCCTCAGATTATCCCACGATCCAttgcaatacaacacaatacactgCAGTAACATTACAATCCATTCATACGATGTTGAGGCCAATGTTATAAGGCCTATGAAGGCTTTTTTCGTGGTTAGCGTCCAACAGAGCTATCGCATTTTGGTGACGCTGACTGAAAACCCTCTCAATGGCTTGTGTTGTaggctagctagttagctagctagttctATCAGCCAAATCAATGTCTTACCATCCGTTAGCAGGACAACTTCAAGGCCTGGGTAACAATTCCGACGTCCAAACAAATATAACAGACCACATGACATGTATCACATCATGCAGTTATTCTCGAAAAAACTGCGGCGTCAAAAACAAAAGCTAATCGGCAAAATTAGAGTTCTAGTCAGAGATATTGGTGTTTATATTATCAGCTAGCAGTCTTCTTCCTCTGGGTAGGGTTCTTCTTCTTGACGTCATTTTTTGGCAGAATGCAAACTAGCGAAAAGGTATATACCGCCACCCATTGTACCGGAGTGTACAGCACCCATCATGGTTTACATCTATATACATTTAGTACCTACGTTCTACACTATGATTCTACTCCGTGTATACTGTAATACTGCTAATTCACACCTATATATTTTCCTCATATAATCTATAATCTTGTATCCCTAAGGAAATCGAAAAAGAACCCTATATTACTACACATAAAACATGAATCAGTCAGttgtaaagcacattgtgaTGCTCTGAGCATGAAatgtgccatataaataaagtttgacttgacttgatgtcaGAATTCCCCATTCAAACCTGCAATAGTAATTTCTTTCCACACTCATCACAGCTAATAGCAGTCATTTTGTCGTACCAACAATTTCCAGATTTTAGGTTGAATCACAACGTTGTTATGCAAGTTATCTTTCAATGAAAATTTTAACTCtatattattgtattgtattttattgtttgccAGTGTCTAATGAAGTACAAACTTGGTGGCATGCTAGGCCTTCATCAGCATGCAGTTTTAAACTTACATTTTCCAGCAGCCATAGCTTCATTTATTACTTTAAGTGACTTAATGTGTTTCTAAGGAAGAGACAGGAGGATTCAGAGGGTGACAATCATTGCAGCTGTGTTGGAAACAGCTAGCTCGTTTGATGCAGCTGTGATAGGATATGTAGTTTTGTGGCCCGGTGACACCAAGTAGATTCACACTGCTTATGATAAAATGTGTGTTTCGTTCATTAAGTTTTGACTATATGCTGGATAGCAGCCATTATAGAAAATGATAGAAACATGTATTATAAAgattaataataacaacacaatacatttgtttaaatatgtTAAATTAGAAAAAGCTCTATGGATCTCATTAATATGAAAGTGAAAAGATGTTTTCACTCCAATGAAATAAAGAAGGCATTTCTTCCAGAAGGCATGTCATTGTAAACACAAGTCTGCTTGTCTtgctgctctgttgctctgCATGATGATTAGACACaatgttaaaggtgctatgtgtatattttttatctttctaGGTATGATAACCATAAACCTAGGTatgataaacataaacaaataagaccataATGGAGGCAATtcgtagcctctatctcacaccagtggtattgttagtgtttctcaaaattaagactacatttcccataaaccctgttgctttagTGTATTTtatatcagtcattttgtaaacatcaaaaaaaaagcaataaaataggcATCACTCCAGAACCACATATATTAGAGTAGGTAATTATTCCACTATCAATCTGCAATTAGCTTTCAAATGAATTATTATGCTTTATGTGCAATCATGATACTACCCAGTTCAGTTATTATGAATAATCATGGATCATTTCCAGTTCTATATGCATTAAAGGAAATATCCCCTTTTGGATACTCTTGCACttttagatatcatcaatctgggTGCAGACCTAGCCTATAAATAGGTTTTGAGATAAATAACCTTGTTTTGAGACAATGAAATCACATGTGCAAGTGTTTAAAGCTTctttaataacatttgaacactATTTTCCTTCGTCTAGTTTGGGGGTTCAGGCACCAAACCCAACTACTCCAACTCCCCACCCAAGAAGATCAACTACAATGAAATGACACTTTTCTTTTTGCGATCTTTCCCTTCATTTTAAACAACAGATCAGCCAACTTTAAATCTTCTATCCAAAAAGGAGCCATCTGTGATCTTCAAAACCAGCAAACATATTAATATAGCtaatagtaatataataaaaatataacacTTTGACAGGAATATTTATAAAACAGATTAATGCTTCATAGATACCTTATCCTTTTTTACCCCTTTAAGTAGTTTCTGTTAAAACATTACATGATTGTATGatgtagaaaacaaaacaattgtaCATTAT
Proteins encoded:
- the emsy gene encoding BRCA2-interacting transcriptional repressor EMSY — translated: MPMIQLEKPLLTGTMPVVWPTILDLGRDECKRILRKLELEAYAGVISALRAQGDLTKDKKDLLGELTKILGISTERHRAEVRRAVNDERLTTIAYHMSGPNSASEWSIEGRRLVPLMPRLVPQTAFTVTANAVANATANQNASLLLPAETGNKEVVVCYSYTSTTCTSTSATATSGTIGAAVKSPRPPSPASNVVVLPSGSTVYVKSVSCSDEDEKPRKRRRTNSSSSSPVVLKEVSKVPPPVSKNITVPVSGSPKMSNIMQSIANSLPPHLSPVKITFTKPTIQTTNTTTQKVIIVTTSPSSNFVPNILSKSHSHNNAAVSKLGSASMLTSSSQKQTVVFPAGSGPASNPTVAVTTVVSSTPSVVMSTVASCGSSAGVKVASARLPSPKTLVGSPTQILAQFPKQQSPKQLQQGSPLVASSVSQSQTSTAPPGSKPTIQIKQESGVKIITQQVQPSKILPKPSSVGLSSSSSSPIMVVSSNGAIMTTKLVSQPTGTQATYTRPTVSPSIGARISATTGGATYVKTTSGSIITVVPKSLATLGGKIISSNIVSGTTTKITTIPMTSKPNVIVVQKTTGKGATIQGLPGKNVVTTLLNAGGEKSLQAVQGSKPAIITASRPITKMIVTQPKGLSSGSQATATKIIPTKIVYGQQGKTQVLIKPKPVFQAAVVSEQTRQLVTETLQQVSRSSDLGQSQASGQDGPAKDESGGFTESSTLSGEASRSSAREPQPVVHVVTSREQDWAEQEVAVESSPTIIYQDVSGGESQSATSTIKALLELQQTVKEKGESKPRQHTIDLSQMAVPIQLAQEKKPSPELPRPSTSEAESSGEYVTAGKAGRVGLPCDDDDGVMSSSQQPGKPYKTSSQVTLVAKPVPSSSAAPVSHLCQMPSDGHGKLETVLEAGELEGDTLDPQTGLFYRSSQSAADPPKQTTHSSGAQPLPSSQAEAEQSRHAPGSAQPPLPQLQSKPQISQPSSSSSAIFPSTPSLTKKLPKLREQCPPKPQVLTQSPKDRPLPASGQGGAKVAAPGTPTKPLLTPQLPKLQQAPTSHHRPIHTPMSGPPPLQAHHPVSTEKTASSQQPIITQSATVTKITFGSTHHSTPVFSSGEAAAKLIPESSSRPAGGKPSVSDILKISMMEAEIDPSTEPMVVDSSSDCGPLGKALDVGVRAVSGTLDSGQFISSSGASMHHSHPKPQHSQFSRMQGLTAQRNKEDLDVIEVIPQYSILPDSSQSNVVVEPSGFLEITNYTSQQLEEDSPMEQEVDSSNDEAAAASPTEDAPDQP